The following are encoded together in the Xanthomonas vesicatoria ATCC 35937 genome:
- a CDS encoding phosphoglycerol transferase I → MHWMLLVSLLLLLWLLVASPRLAWLKAGLLCLFLLLLSAWGLIDRLSGDGINAATLYHLRADMDGAGVSDFSGYIAVFIGMLLLSLSPLILVRVRRFRRLRGGGVVFASFLTMLLISIVVSPLYRDGKRLYYQLRPVDYATVVPEYLVPQQPLQKRKNIVWIYGESLERTYFDESVFPGLTPNLRALATEAVDVRNLTSTEGSGWTIAGMVASMCGVPLTTAPGDENSMDRMGMFLPEARCLGDYLKDQGYRNHYVGGADASFAGKGRFLSSHGFDVVHDVQHFRDKGVAPKHFSAWGVHDDVLLDDAWDSFQTLSRAGQPFMLTTLTMDTHHPAGHLPLACKGQHYDSALGDIGLLHAIKCSDRLIGELVARIRNSRYGNNTIIVIASDHLAMPNDLSDVLAKQKRENLLLFLGRGIAPQQVVTRAGSTLDSGATLLQLLEPGMRTLGFGRSLLAGDAPPSASVAASRDSGKDYPRYLAFARTLWTGQSTRMLRVNGNGDVVVGVQQVRPPVLLEYDEDTNLKTVYLENTSRQFDRTHSNGTLAYVDRCTAFEDGSADGDWCALVVDRRQSMKLYRDPDLTRGIAVDAPLEATPQGPRPRVRQPIMLTQSARKTAAGRYMLELYAKRRPTRAFWVEAVSSERKVVLAQQWVVPDAAGRIRMPVGLEHAVEDLEIRAWLDYTEDVSVDDLALVKDTPVADRS, encoded by the coding sequence ATGCATTGGATGTTGTTGGTTTCGTTGTTGCTGTTGCTGTGGCTGTTGGTCGCTTCGCCCCGTCTGGCGTGGCTCAAGGCCGGCCTGCTCTGTCTGTTTTTGCTGCTGCTCAGCGCCTGGGGCTTGATCGACCGGCTCAGCGGCGACGGCATCAATGCGGCCACGCTCTACCACTTGCGTGCAGACATGGATGGTGCCGGCGTTAGCGATTTCTCAGGCTATATCGCTGTGTTCATCGGCATGCTGTTGCTGTCCTTGAGCCCGCTCATCCTGGTCCGAGTGCGGCGTTTCCGGCGCCTGCGCGGCGGCGGTGTGGTGTTCGCCTCGTTCCTGACGATGCTATTGATCAGCATTGTGGTGAGCCCGCTGTATCGCGATGGCAAACGGCTGTACTACCAGTTGCGCCCGGTCGATTACGCCACCGTGGTGCCGGAATACCTAGTGCCGCAGCAACCGCTGCAGAAACGCAAGAACATCGTCTGGATCTACGGCGAAAGCCTGGAGCGCACCTACTTCGACGAATCGGTCTTCCCCGGCCTGACCCCCAACCTGCGCGCGCTGGCCACCGAAGCGGTGGACGTACGCAACCTCACCTCCACCGAAGGCAGCGGCTGGACCATCGCCGGCATGGTGGCCTCGATGTGCGGCGTACCGCTGACCACCGCGCCGGGAGATGAAAACAGCATGGATCGCATGGGCATGTTCCTGCCCGAAGCGCGCTGTCTGGGCGATTATCTCAAGGATCAGGGCTACCGCAATCATTACGTGGGCGGTGCCGACGCCAGCTTTGCCGGAAAGGGCCGCTTCCTGTCCAGCCATGGCTTCGATGTGGTCCACGACGTACAGCACTTCCGCGACAAAGGCGTAGCGCCCAAGCACTTTTCCGCCTGGGGCGTGCACGACGACGTGTTGCTGGACGATGCCTGGGACAGCTTCCAGACGCTGTCGCGCGCCGGCCAGCCCTTCATGCTGACCACGCTGACCATGGACACCCATCACCCGGCTGGCCACCTGCCGCTGGCGTGCAAGGGACAGCACTACGACAGCGCGCTGGGCGATATCGGTCTGCTGCACGCAATCAAATGCAGCGACCGCCTGATCGGCGAGCTGGTCGCGCGTATCCGCAACAGCCGTTACGGCAACAACACCATCATCGTGATCGCCTCCGATCATCTGGCGATGCCCAATGATCTCAGCGATGTACTCGCCAAGCAGAAGCGTGAAAACCTGCTGTTGTTCCTCGGCAGGGGCATTGCACCGCAACAGGTGGTCACGCGCGCGGGCAGCACGCTCGATTCCGGTGCTACGTTGCTGCAATTGCTCGAGCCGGGCATGCGCACGTTGGGCTTCGGTCGCTCGCTGCTTGCCGGCGATGCACCGCCCAGCGCCAGCGTCGCCGCCAGCCGCGACAGCGGCAAGGATTACCCGCGTTACCTCGCCTTCGCACGCACGCTGTGGACCGGGCAGAGCACACGCATGCTACGCGTCAACGGCAATGGCGATGTGGTGGTGGGCGTGCAACAGGTGCGCCCGCCGGTGCTGCTCGAATACGACGAAGACACTAATCTGAAAACGGTGTATCTGGAGAACACCTCGCGTCAGTTCGACCGTACCCACAGCAACGGCACGCTGGCCTATGTGGACCGCTGCACCGCGTTCGAGGATGGCTCGGCCGATGGCGACTGGTGCGCGCTGGTCGTCGATCGCCGGCAAAGCATGAAGCTCTACCGCGACCCGGACCTGACCCGCGGCATTGCCGTCGATGCGCCGCTGGAGGCCACACCGCAAGGCCCGCGCCCACGCGTGCGCCAGCCGATCATGCTCACCCAGTCCGCGCGCAAGACCGCTGCCGGCCGCTACATGCTCGAGCTCTACGCCAAACGTCGCCCCACCCGCGCGTTCTGGGTGGAAGCGGTGTCGTCCGAACGCAAAGTGGTGCTGGCCCAGCAGTGGGTGGTGCCCGATGCCGCAGGACGCATCCGCATGCCGGTGGGGCTGGAGCATGCGGTGGAAGATCTGGAAATCCGCGCCTGGCTCGACTACACCGAAGATGTCAGCGTCGACGATCTGGCACTGGTCAAGGACACACCGGTGGCCGACCGCTCGTAA
- a CDS encoding ComF family protein produces MEEAVNFEEVGSVYRWPQRVLRLLLPSLCLVCAEAGMSDCDLCPSCRAALPEHGHACLCCATQLFASDGVALCGQCLQQTPPLQRVHACFTYRWPVDGLLRRFKFHQDLAAGRLLSELMARRCARLPRPQALVPVSLHRQRLRQRGYDQALELAKPLGRALRLPCLPLLRRTRATAPQSELDAVERQRNLRDAFIARGALPAHVALVDDVMTTGATLHAAAQALRRAGVQRVDAWVCARVP; encoded by the coding sequence ATGGAAGAGGCTGTCAACTTTGAAGAAGTGGGTTCGGTTTACAGGTGGCCGCAACGGGTGTTGCGGCTGCTGTTGCCGAGTCTGTGCCTGGTCTGCGCGGAAGCGGGCATGTCCGATTGCGATCTATGCCCCTCGTGCCGTGCCGCATTGCCCGAGCACGGCCACGCCTGCCTGTGCTGCGCCACCCAGCTGTTCGCCTCCGATGGGGTGGCGCTATGCGGGCAATGCCTGCAGCAGACCCCGCCACTGCAGCGCGTGCATGCGTGCTTTACCTATCGCTGGCCGGTGGACGGGTTGCTGCGGCGCTTCAAGTTCCATCAGGACCTGGCAGCAGGGCGCCTGCTCAGCGAGTTGATGGCCAGGCGCTGCGCTCGGTTGCCGCGGCCGCAGGCGTTGGTGCCGGTGAGCCTGCATCGGCAGCGCCTGCGCCAGCGCGGTTACGACCAGGCGCTTGAGCTAGCCAAGCCGCTGGGCCGCGCGCTGCGGTTGCCGTGCCTGCCATTGTTGCGTCGCACGCGTGCGACGGCGCCGCAATCGGAGCTGGATGCCGTGGAGCGCCAACGCAATCTGCGCGACGCCTTCATCGCACGCGGCGCCCTGCCCGCACATGTGGCGCTGGTGGATGACGTGATGACTACCGGTGCCACGCTGCACGCGGCAGCGCAGGCCTTGCGACGCGCGGGCGTGCAGCGGGTCGATGCGTGGGTGTGCGCGCGGGTGCCGTGA
- a CDS encoding LysR family transcriptional regulator ArgP, with amino-acid sequence MDLIHPQLAAFSAALDEGSFDAAAKKLSVTPSAVSQRVKALEDRLGQVLLVRQAPCQPTPAGKRLLERLQPMKILEAEALADLHPEKSGPFFSIAVALAVNDDSLQTWVLDALSLLHRTHGYLFDVRVDDQDHTLAMLRDGAVLGAVTSQANPLKGCNVVALGAMRYRAIASPQFVKTHFPQGMNAAGLGKAPMLIFNRKDALQWRFVRRVTKAKISPPVHYLPSSTGFVDAARLGLGWCLAPEALIKKAVAAKQVVILDQDRPIDVPLYWQHSAVRSSTLQAISGAFVEAAKAHMN; translated from the coding sequence ATGGATCTGATCCACCCACAGCTGGCCGCGTTTTCTGCGGCGCTGGATGAAGGCAGCTTCGATGCAGCTGCCAAGAAGCTTTCGGTCACGCCGTCAGCTGTATCGCAGCGCGTCAAAGCTCTGGAAGATCGACTGGGTCAAGTACTCTTGGTGCGACAAGCCCCCTGCCAGCCGACGCCAGCCGGCAAGCGGCTACTGGAACGTCTCCAACCGATGAAGATCTTGGAGGCAGAGGCGCTGGCTGACCTGCACCCGGAGAAGAGCGGCCCCTTCTTCAGCATTGCCGTGGCCCTGGCGGTCAACGACGACTCGCTGCAAACGTGGGTCCTAGACGCCCTGTCGCTTCTTCATCGGACACACGGCTACCTGTTTGATGTCCGGGTCGACGATCAAGATCACACGCTGGCAATGCTGCGCGACGGCGCCGTGCTTGGTGCGGTCACCTCTCAGGCAAATCCTTTGAAGGGGTGCAATGTCGTCGCGCTGGGAGCAATGCGCTACCGCGCGATTGCTTCGCCGCAGTTTGTAAAGACGCATTTTCCTCAAGGCATGAACGCTGCAGGCCTGGGCAAGGCCCCCATGCTGATCTTCAATCGAAAGGACGCACTGCAATGGCGCTTTGTCAGGCGCGTGACAAAAGCCAAGATCAGCCCCCCGGTGCACTATCTCCCCTCCTCCACCGGGTTCGTCGACGCAGCCCGATTGGGGCTTGGCTGGTGCTTGGCGCCGGAAGCGCTTATCAAAAAGGCCGTCGCTGCAAAGCAGGTGGTGATCTTGGATCAAGATCGACCGATCGATGTGCCGCTTTACTGGCAACACTCCGCGGTGCGCTCGTCAACGCTTCAGGCCATCAGCGGTGCGTTCGTTGAAGCGGCGAAGGCGCACATGAACTAG
- the bioB gene encoding biotin synthase BioB: MSVVVRHDWDRKELQALFDLPFPELLHHAASVHRAHFDPAEVQVSTLLSVKTGGCPEDCAYCPQAQRYDTGVTAQKLMETEEVVAKARQAKAAGASRFCMGAAWRSPKERDIPKVAAMIREVKAMGLETCATLGMLDAGQARALKDAGLDYYNHNLDTAPDYYDSIIHTRQYQDRLNTLEHVRDVGLKTCCGGIVGMGETREHRIGLLLALATLPAHPDSVPINQLVQVAGTPLHGTQQLDPFEFVRMIAVARITMPKSMVRLSAGRETMSDELQALCFLAGANSIFYGEKLLTTGNPDTERDQALFQRLGLRPMQITVDAADHDHPGTVHADITCGAACEHAA; encoded by the coding sequence ATGTCTGTTGTCGTACGCCATGACTGGGATCGCAAAGAGCTACAGGCATTGTTCGATCTGCCGTTCCCCGAGTTGCTGCATCACGCAGCCAGCGTGCACCGCGCACATTTCGATCCGGCCGAGGTGCAGGTGTCGACGCTGTTGTCGGTCAAGACCGGCGGCTGTCCGGAGGATTGTGCGTACTGCCCGCAGGCGCAGCGCTACGACACCGGCGTGACCGCGCAAAAGCTGATGGAAACCGAAGAAGTCGTCGCCAAGGCACGCCAAGCCAAGGCCGCCGGCGCCTCGCGCTTCTGCATGGGCGCGGCGTGGCGCTCGCCGAAGGAGCGCGACATTCCCAAGGTCGCGGCGATGATCCGCGAGGTCAAGGCGATGGGTCTTGAGACCTGCGCCACGCTGGGCATGCTCGACGCGGGCCAGGCGCGCGCGCTCAAGGACGCCGGGCTGGACTACTACAACCACAATCTGGACACCGCGCCGGACTACTACGATTCCATCATCCACACCCGCCAGTACCAGGACCGCCTGAATACCCTGGAGCACGTGCGCGATGTGGGCCTGAAGACCTGCTGCGGCGGCATCGTCGGCATGGGCGAAACCCGCGAGCACCGCATCGGCCTGCTGTTGGCGCTGGCCACCCTGCCTGCGCACCCGGACTCGGTGCCGATCAACCAGCTGGTGCAGGTCGCCGGTACGCCGCTGCACGGTACCCAGCAGTTGGACCCGTTCGAGTTCGTGCGCATGATCGCGGTGGCCCGCATCACCATGCCCAAGTCGATGGTGCGCCTGTCCGCGGGGCGCGAAACGATGAGCGACGAGCTGCAGGCGCTGTGTTTCCTGGCCGGCGCCAACTCCATTTTCTACGGCGAGAAACTGCTCACCACCGGCAACCCGGACACCGAGCGCGACCAGGCCTTGTTCCAGCGACTGGGCCTGCGCCCAATGCAGATCACCGTCGACGCCGCCGACCACGACCACCCTGGTACGGTGCATGCGGACATCACCTGCGGCGCGGCGTGCGAACACGCAGCATGA
- a CDS encoding methyl-accepting chemotaxis protein → MPGTVAKRLGDEMEVLRRERDAAKAQAEQVARALRHLEGRFELVADSTTDGLWDIGIVAGDPAHPDNPVWWSPQMRRLLGFASEHDFPNVLDSWVERLHPEDRQRTFDAFAAHLTDRSGGTPYDVENRLRVTSGEYRWFRAFGTTTRDVNGTPLRVAGSLTDIAERREREHFLDITLTRFELGSQMLNDGLWDMSVIAGDPINPSNEFWWSQQFRHLLGFENEQEFPNVLDSWASRLHPEDKARSLNAFAAHLNDRSGRTKFDIEYRLQLKNGQYRWFRARGLTKRAADGTPLRAVGALMDIQAGRQLGDVAQTLSTAAGEIVRSNDDLSRRTEQQAAALEETASSMEEMTSIVRQNAEGARQANTLASGAADTARRGGELVDGVVNTMTQIQTSSRKIGEIITVIDGIAFQTNILALNAAVEAARAGEQGRGFAVVASEVRSLAQRCTTAAKEIRDLIAESVAKVGQGAEQVEVAGQTMQELLVSVKEVNQIMGNIAAASSEQSAGIEQINQSIIQMDSATQQNASLVDTMAASARSLENQATLLVRSVAERGRGAEATPALALAS, encoded by the coding sequence ATGCCGGGGACCGTTGCCAAGCGTCTTGGAGACGAAATGGAGGTGCTGAGGCGGGAGCGCGATGCCGCGAAGGCTCAGGCAGAGCAGGTGGCGCGTGCATTGCGGCATCTGGAGGGACGCTTCGAACTGGTCGCCGACAGCACCACCGATGGCCTGTGGGACATCGGGATTGTGGCGGGCGATCCTGCCCATCCCGATAACCCGGTCTGGTGGTCCCCACAGATGCGGCGGCTGCTAGGTTTCGCCTCTGAGCACGATTTCCCCAACGTGCTGGATAGCTGGGTAGAGCGACTGCACCCCGAGGATCGGCAGCGCACGTTCGACGCCTTCGCTGCGCATCTGACCGACCGCAGCGGCGGCACGCCTTACGATGTCGAAAACAGATTGCGCGTGACGTCGGGCGAGTATCGGTGGTTCCGCGCATTCGGCACCACCACCCGCGATGTCAATGGGACACCTTTGCGGGTTGCCGGATCGCTGACCGACATCGCTGAGCGACGCGAGCGTGAGCACTTCCTGGATATCACCCTGACCCGGTTCGAGCTCGGTTCGCAGATGCTCAACGATGGCCTGTGGGACATGAGCGTGATTGCGGGCGACCCGATCAATCCCAGCAACGAGTTCTGGTGGTCGCAGCAGTTTCGCCATCTGCTCGGGTTCGAGAACGAACAGGAGTTTCCGAATGTGCTCGACAGCTGGGCGTCTCGCCTGCATCCGGAGGACAAGGCTCGCTCGCTCAACGCATTTGCAGCGCATCTGAACGATCGTAGCGGCCGCACCAAGTTCGACATCGAATACCGGCTGCAGTTGAAGAACGGCCAATACCGCTGGTTCCGGGCGCGCGGCCTGACCAAGCGTGCTGCCGATGGCACGCCGTTGCGCGCGGTCGGTGCATTGATGGACATCCAGGCCGGGCGGCAACTGGGCGATGTGGCCCAGACCTTGAGCACAGCGGCCGGCGAGATTGTGCGCAGTAACGACGATCTGTCACGCCGTACCGAACAGCAGGCCGCGGCGCTGGAAGAAACAGCCAGCTCGATGGAGGAGATGACCAGCATCGTGCGTCAGAACGCCGAAGGGGCACGACAGGCCAATACCTTGGCCAGTGGTGCCGCCGACACCGCCCGGCGTGGTGGTGAGCTGGTCGATGGTGTAGTCAATACGATGACGCAGATCCAGACCTCCTCCCGCAAGATCGGCGAGATCATCACGGTCATCGATGGCATCGCGTTTCAGACCAACATCCTCGCCTTGAATGCGGCTGTCGAAGCGGCGCGCGCCGGTGAACAGGGACGTGGCTTTGCAGTTGTGGCATCGGAGGTGCGTAGCCTGGCGCAGCGTTGCACCACTGCGGCGAAAGAGATCCGCGACCTGATTGCCGAGTCGGTCGCAAAGGTGGGCCAGGGTGCGGAGCAGGTGGAGGTAGCCGGCCAGACCATGCAGGAGCTGCTGGTTTCGGTGAAGGAGGTCAACCAGATCATGGGCAATATCGCCGCAGCCAGCAGCGAACAGAGTGCGGGCATCGAGCAGATCAACCAAAGCATCATCCAGATGGACAGCGCGACGCAGCAGAATGCCTCGCTGGTAGACACCATGGCCGCATCGGCTCGCTCGTTGGAAAATCAGGCCACATTGCTGGTGCGAAGCGTGGCCGAACGCGGGCGCGGTGCGGAAGCGACGCCTGCGCTGGCGCTCGCGAGCTAG
- a CDS encoding DUF3772 domain-containing protein, with amino-acid sequence MLHVLLCWGLWLALAGGVLAQDQDSLLKSAQTQLDNAQKVLDQGEAGLKKVDTDSLRKLTDSVAGVQRQAQEIARQLDPPLKQISSQLAGLGEMQPGEAADLKKQREALKKEKNALDAEFKRANLLDSQARELADRLEQKRAQLFSVQLSTRVASPLSPVLWAQIVQQWPDDRTRLRGVYDDAVQAVRTATAANGVGSLVTGLAIALLLAFPLRIFLRHLGRRYAASRAPGGRLRRSGLALWFLLVGTLSLGMAAWALSEGVRTNAQVSADLDELLGAFVFISFLAAFVGSLSASLLMKHQPTWRLFPLDDATVDRLRVHCLATAAVSWFSGMAMKLNEVARTSSAATTATDAVAALLYAGLILSALAGLSLSLRARAASAGAAIADSSEPPPVVSRGGGVIVLIRLLGHVAVIVSLLAALFGYLNLSLFIARQIIWITLICSVLGLLVVFADDLLTWVFSPDGRFSRALSHASGMGSARLLQLGLLLSAVVRVVLILLGIAALITPYGANLSAVTGWAENVSHGIEIGKELTITPAAVVRALLVFVLGLGVVHMVQQWLLNTYLPKTELDAGARNSISTVARYLGWLVVAVWGLTALGLDLKRLALVLSALSVGIGFGLQAITQNFVSGLILLAERPVKIGDWVRIGDQEGDVRKISVRATEIQVGDRSTLIVPNSELITKSVRNMTLSNPMGRVQLQFSVPLETDVAKVRDMLLGLFAEHAKVLAEPAPSVFIDSLAGGHVNFNSFAYVSSPRDSYGVRSELFFALLQRMERAGVALQSPQEIRFSRAGVAVARDSGEDAPSEQQ; translated from the coding sequence TTGTTGCATGTGCTGCTGTGCTGGGGCCTGTGGCTGGCCTTGGCCGGCGGCGTGCTCGCTCAGGACCAGGACTCACTGCTGAAGAGCGCCCAGACGCAACTGGACAACGCGCAGAAGGTGCTCGATCAGGGCGAGGCCGGGTTGAAGAAAGTCGATACCGACAGCCTACGCAAGCTGACCGACTCAGTGGCCGGGGTACAACGGCAGGCGCAGGAGATTGCACGTCAGCTGGATCCACCGCTCAAGCAAATCAGTTCGCAGCTGGCAGGCTTGGGCGAAATGCAGCCAGGCGAAGCGGCCGATCTTAAGAAGCAGCGCGAAGCGTTAAAGAAAGAAAAAAACGCGTTGGATGCAGAATTCAAGCGCGCCAATCTCCTGGATTCCCAAGCCCGCGAGCTTGCCGATCGCCTGGAACAAAAACGCGCGCAACTGTTCAGTGTGCAGCTGTCCACACGCGTGGCCTCACCACTGTCGCCGGTACTGTGGGCGCAGATCGTGCAGCAATGGCCGGATGACCGCACCCGTCTGCGCGGCGTGTACGACGATGCAGTCCAGGCGGTGCGCACCGCTACGGCTGCCAACGGTGTTGGCAGCCTGGTGACTGGCCTGGCAATCGCGCTGCTGCTGGCCTTCCCGCTACGCATTTTTCTGCGGCATCTGGGGCGGCGCTATGCAGCGTCGCGTGCGCCGGGCGGGCGGTTGCGACGGTCCGGCCTGGCGCTGTGGTTCCTGCTGGTCGGCACGCTCAGCCTGGGCATGGCGGCATGGGCGCTGTCCGAAGGCGTTCGTACGAATGCCCAGGTGTCGGCCGATCTGGACGAGTTGCTGGGTGCGTTCGTCTTCATCAGTTTCCTTGCGGCGTTTGTCGGCTCGCTCAGTGCCAGCCTGCTGATGAAGCACCAACCCACCTGGCGACTGTTCCCGCTGGATGATGCCACCGTTGATCGCCTGCGCGTGCACTGCCTGGCCACCGCTGCGGTGAGCTGGTTCAGTGGCATGGCGATGAAGCTCAACGAGGTGGCGCGCACCAGTAGCGCCGCCACCACCGCAACCGACGCGGTGGCGGCATTGTTGTACGCCGGCTTGATCCTCTCGGCACTTGCCGGCCTGAGCCTGTCGTTGCGCGCGCGCGCCGCCAGCGCCGGAGCCGCCATCGCCGATAGCAGCGAGCCGCCACCGGTGGTCTCGCGCGGCGGCGGGGTCATCGTGCTGATCCGCTTGCTCGGACATGTCGCAGTGATCGTGTCGCTGCTGGCAGCGTTGTTCGGCTATCTCAATCTGTCGCTGTTCATTGCGCGCCAGATCATTTGGATCACGCTGATCTGCAGCGTGCTCGGTTTGCTGGTGGTGTTTGCCGACGACCTGCTGACCTGGGTCTTCAGTCCGGACGGACGCTTCAGTCGCGCGCTTTCGCACGCCTCGGGCATGGGCAGCGCACGACTGCTGCAGCTGGGGCTGCTGCTGTCTGCCGTCGTACGTGTCGTGTTGATCCTGCTGGGCATCGCCGCGCTGATCACTCCTTATGGCGCCAATCTTTCTGCGGTCACCGGCTGGGCCGAGAACGTCTCCCACGGCATCGAAATCGGCAAGGAGCTCACCATCACACCCGCCGCGGTCGTGCGCGCGCTGCTGGTGTTCGTGCTGGGCCTGGGTGTGGTGCACATGGTGCAGCAGTGGCTGCTCAATACCTATCTGCCCAAGACCGAGCTCGATGCCGGCGCGCGCAATTCGATCAGCACGGTGGCGCGCTATCTGGGCTGGTTGGTGGTGGCGGTATGGGGGCTGACCGCGCTGGGGCTGGACCTGAAGCGCTTGGCATTGGTGTTGAGCGCGTTGTCGGTGGGTATCGGCTTCGGTCTGCAGGCAATCACGCAGAACTTCGTGTCCGGGCTGATCTTGCTGGCCGAGCGGCCGGTCAAGATCGGCGATTGGGTGCGGATTGGCGACCAGGAGGGTGACGTGCGCAAGATCAGCGTACGCGCGACCGAAATTCAGGTGGGCGATCGTTCCACCCTGATCGTGCCCAACTCGGAGTTGATCACCAAGAGCGTGCGCAACATGACGCTGTCCAATCCGATGGGGCGGGTGCAGCTGCAGTTCTCGGTGCCGTTGGAAACCGATGTGGCGAAGGTGCGCGACATGTTGCTGGGCTTGTTTGCCGAACATGCCAAGGTGCTGGCCGAGCCGGCGCCCTCGGTGTTCATCGACTCGCTGGCCGGTGGGCACGTCAACTTCAATTCGTTCGCCTATGTCAGCAGTCCACGCGACTCGTATGGCGTGCGCAGCGAGTTGTTCTTTGCGTTGCTGCAGCGCATGGAGCGCGCAGGCGTCGCGCTGCAGTCGCCGCAGGAAATCCGTTTCAGTCGCGCCGGGGTGGCGGTGGCGCGCGATAGTGGCGAGGATGCGCCGTCAGAGCAGCAGTGA
- a CDS encoding LysE/ArgO family amino acid transporter: MLLSALVSGFIAAAGLIVAIGAQNAFVLRQGLQRSHVGLVVLVCMLGDIVLIIAGVAGIGALVHQWPWLLQLLRFGGAAFLAVYGFMAVRRAVTGGSELAPANAPKQHWRPVLLTAAAFTFLNPHVYLDTMVLLGSLSTRYPAETRWAFALGACCASVMWFSALGFGARLLLPVFRNPGAWRVLDTLMALFMFALTLLLLLKPLTLA; this comes from the coding sequence ATGCTTCTGTCCGCCCTCGTCTCCGGTTTTATCGCTGCTGCGGGCCTCATTGTGGCGATTGGAGCCCAAAACGCTTTTGTCCTGCGTCAAGGGTTGCAACGCAGCCATGTGGGTCTGGTGGTCCTGGTTTGCATGCTGGGAGATATCGTTCTGATCATTGCTGGCGTGGCCGGGATCGGTGCGTTGGTCCACCAGTGGCCCTGGCTGCTGCAGCTTTTGCGGTTTGGAGGCGCAGCCTTCCTTGCCGTGTACGGATTCATGGCCGTTCGACGGGCAGTGACAGGAGGCAGTGAACTGGCGCCAGCCAATGCCCCCAAGCAGCACTGGCGCCCTGTGTTACTCACTGCAGCGGCCTTTACTTTCCTCAACCCGCACGTATACCTGGACACCATGGTGCTGCTCGGAAGCCTTTCCACTCGTTATCCCGCTGAAACACGTTGGGCATTTGCTCTGGGTGCGTGTTGCGCCAGCGTGATGTGGTTCAGCGCTCTCGGGTTTGGTGCCCGATTACTGCTTCCTGTATTTCGAAACCCCGGTGCATGGCGCGTCCTTGACACGCTCATGGCGCTTTTCATGTTTGCTCTGACTCTGTTGCTGCTGTTGAAGCCCTTGACACTCGCTTGA
- the ubiA gene encoding 4-hydroxybenzoate octaprenyltransferase, protein MSEHGLEQAPAAPALTWSERLGQYWKLVRGDRPIGSLLLLWPTWWALWLAADGMPPLWTLFVFTAGVWLTRSAGCVINDYADRWLDPHVERTKSRPLATGAVSGREALWVFVVLMLVAFGLVLSLNWLTVALSVPGVFLAASYPYLKRHTHLPQVYLGMAFGWGIPMGFAAVQGSVPLLGWLLYAANILWATAYDTWYAMVDRDDDIRMGSKSTAILFGKFDLVAQGVLYAVMFAALVLVGLRAGLSIAYWTGLGIAALLVAYEFRIARHRERGPCFRAFLHNNWVGLAIFVGIAAALALR, encoded by the coding sequence ATGAGCGAGCATGGTTTGGAACAGGCACCCGCAGCGCCGGCGCTGACGTGGTCCGAGCGGCTGGGGCAGTATTGGAAGCTGGTGCGTGGCGATCGCCCGATCGGCAGCCTGTTGCTGCTCTGGCCCACCTGGTGGGCGCTGTGGCTGGCCGCGGACGGCATGCCCCCGCTATGGACGTTGTTCGTGTTCACCGCCGGCGTCTGGTTGACGCGCTCGGCCGGCTGCGTGATCAACGACTACGCCGACCGCTGGCTGGACCCCCATGTAGAACGCACCAAGTCGCGCCCGCTGGCCACCGGCGCGGTGTCCGGACGCGAAGCGCTGTGGGTGTTCGTGGTGCTGATGCTGGTGGCGTTCGGGCTGGTACTCAGCCTCAACTGGCTGACCGTGGCGCTGAGTGTGCCCGGCGTCTTCCTGGCCGCGAGCTACCCTTATTTGAAACGTCACACCCACCTGCCGCAGGTCTACCTGGGCATGGCCTTCGGCTGGGGCATCCCGATGGGCTTTGCTGCGGTACAAGGCAGCGTGCCGTTGCTGGGCTGGCTGTTGTACGCGGCCAATATCCTGTGGGCAACCGCCTACGACACCTGGTACGCCATGGTCGACCGCGACGACGACATCCGCATGGGAAGCAAATCCACCGCCATCCTGTTCGGCAAGTTTGATCTGGTCGCACAAGGCGTGCTGTATGCCGTGATGTTCGCGGCCCTGGTGCTGGTGGGCTTGCGCGCCGGTCTCAGCATCGCCTACTGGACTGGGCTGGGCATCGCAGCGCTGCTGGTGGCCTACGAATTCCGCATCGCCCGCCACCGCGAACGCGGCCCCTGCTTTCGGGCCTTCCTGCATAACAACTGGGTAGGCCTGGCGATCTTCGTCGGCATCGCCGCGGCGTTGGCGCTGCGCTAA
- a CDS encoding HPF/RaiA family ribosome-associated protein, which produces MQIQIQTDKHVPHDPSVVQHVEKTCTAQLAHFANDITRVDVHLRDENGQRGGAADRTCSIEAHVAGLPPIAATNSAETTASAVTGAARKLRTAIEHARGKQHARATAPVPDSL; this is translated from the coding sequence ATGCAGATTCAGATCCAGACCGACAAGCACGTGCCGCATGACCCATCCGTCGTGCAGCATGTCGAGAAGACCTGCACCGCCCAGCTGGCGCATTTTGCCAACGACATCACCCGCGTCGACGTGCATTTGCGCGACGAGAATGGCCAGCGCGGCGGCGCAGCGGATCGAACCTGCAGTATCGAAGCACATGTCGCGGGCCTTCCGCCGATCGCCGCTACCAACAGCGCCGAAACAACCGCCTCCGCCGTCACCGGCGCGGCCCGCAAGCTGCGGACCGCCATCGAACACGCGCGCGGCAAGCAGCATGCCAGAGCCACTGCACCGGTTCCCGATAGCCTCTGA